GGCTGGCCGACATGACCCGGAATGCGTTCATCAATGGAGATCTCTCCACGGTTATGAGCCCGCGGACGGTGATCACCTGGGCGGAGAACGCGGAAATTTTTGGTGATGTCGGTTTTTCCTTCCGCCTGACCTTCCTGAACAAGTGCGACGACATGGAGCAGTCGCTTGTGGCAGAGTTTTATCAACGCTGCTTCGGTGAAGATCTGCCGGAATCCGCTGTCAACGTTGTAATGAGCTGAGGTCCCTATGGCGCCGCGGCCAGGTAGCAACTCTCTTCCGGGCAACAAGCCCGCCCCGACGACGGAACCGCTGAAACAGTCCGTTGCCGGCACCATGCGGGCGATTTCGGGCGAGGCGGAGCTGGAAGTTACATTCTCCGGCGACCGGCCGGGCTTGTCGGGCCTGTCTGCCCGCTTGCCTGAACCGTCCCGTAAGCTGAATGCGCACGAGGTCGCGGTCACGCGCGGGCTCTCGGATTCCATGGCGCTCAAGATTGCCTGTCACGACAAGGCAGTGCACGCCAAGAACATGCCGCAAGGCATGGATGCGCGGGCGATCTTCGAATCTGTTGAACAAGCGCGCTGTGAAGCGGTCGGCGCGCGCCGGATGCAGGGTGTTGCCGACAACCTGGCCGTCATGCTCAACGACAAGTTCCGCAAGTCCGGTGCGCCGGATATCGCGAGCCGGGAAGAAGCACCCCTTCAGGATGCCCTGTCGCTGATCGTGCGCGAACGCTTGACCGGTGCCAAGCCGCCGGAAAGTGCGGCCAAGCTGGTCGACATGTGGCGCGACTGGGTGGAGAACAAGGCGGGCGCGGAGCTTGACAGTCTCGAAGCCGAGGTTGAGGACCAGAACGGGTTTGCCTCGCGTCTGCGTGACGTTCTGAAATCTCTCGATATGGCGGATGAGCTGGGTGAGCAGGACGAGGACCTCGATCCGGAGCAAAACGACGACGCCGGCAACAACGACGAAGCCGAAACCGGGGACGATACCGAAGAGGACAGCGGTGAGCAGGAAGCTGCACCCCAGGAAATGGAACTTTCCGGGGAGGAGCAGGACGCCGGTGACACGGAAGCCTCAGAAGCGGACTTCGACCAGATGGTCGACCAGGACATGGCTGACGATTCTGAAGAAGCTGGCGAGAGTGACCGTCAGGATCATCCCTTCTCCAACAAGCCGCCGGAATCCGATTATCGGGTGTTTACGACCCAGTTCGATGAAACAATCACGGCTGAAGAGCTGTGTGACACCGCCGAGCTGGATCGCTTGCGCGGGTTCCTCGACAAGCAGTTGACCCATCTGCAAGGGGCTGTTGCCCGTCTTGCCAACCGGTTGCAGCGCAAATTGATGGCCCAGCAGAACCGGGCCTGGGATTTCGACCTCGAAGAAGGTCTTCTCGATACCGCACGCCTGACCCGGGCTGTGACCGATCCGATGGCGCCTCTGGCTTTCAAGCAAGAGCGGGACACCAACTTCCGGGATACCGTCGTCACACTTCTTCTGGACAACTCCGGTTCCATGCGCGGCCGTCCGATTACGGTGGCAGCCACCTGTGCCGACATTCTTGCGCGGACGCTGGAACGGTGCGGCGTGAAAGTTGAAATCCTTGGTTTCACAACGAAAGCCTGGAAGGGTGGTCAGTCGCGCGAAAGCTGGATTGGTGCTGGCAAACCGCCTACACCGGGCCGGCTGAATGATCTAAGGCATATCATCTACAAGTCAGCAGATGCGCCCTGGCGGCGCGCCCGCCGCAATCTTGGTTTGATGATGCGCGAAGGCCTCTTGAAAGAGAACATTGACGGTGAGGCCCTGCTCTGGGCGCATGACCGGTTGATGGCACGGCCGGAACAACGGCGCATCCTGATGATGATTTCAGACGGCGCACCGGTTGATGACACGACCTTGTCGGTCAATCCGGGCAACTATCTGGAGCGTCACCTGCGCTATGTGATCGAGGACATTGAAACGCGGTCGCCGGTGGAGCTCATTGCGATCGGCATTGGCCACGACGTGACACGTTACTATCGCCGGGCCGTCACCATCGTCGACGCCGAAGAGCTTGCAGGCGCGATGACCGACCAGCTTGCGGACCTCTTTGACGACGAGGTCCAGATGGCCGCGCAATTCGGCAGAGGCCGTCAGCGCCGGGCTGGACGCAGGTGAGCAGGTTATGAGGGCATGAGCGCTTTCTTCTCTAAGTTTATAAGGACCGCTGCAGCCGGACTGGCTGCAGCGGTTCTCTCGTTTTCCGCGCCAGTGTCTGCCGAAAGTCTCCTGGATGAAGCTAAACAGGTCCGGGTGAAGACACGGCCGATTGAGACCTTCCATATCGGCCATTCGAACACTGAGTTCGGGAAGCTGACGTTTCTGGGCGGTTTCGAGATCCTGGCTTCTGATCGCAAGACCGGCGGATTATCTGGGGTGATCAGTCTTGATGACGGCAATCGCTTGCTTGCTGTGACCGACAATGGCCACTGGGTTGCCGCCACGGTCGAGCAAACGGACGAAGGTGCTCCAACTGGGCTGTCGGATCTGCGTTACGCGGTCCTGTTAGGTGCGGATGGAAAGTCACTCAGAGCCCGCTGGGGACATGACACCGAGGCGCTGACCCTCAATGCCACCGGTCTCTATGTGTCTGCAGAGCGCAATCACGCAGTGTATCATTATGAGTGGCCGCTCCTGACCGGGGATGAAAGAATGCTTGGTCAGCTATCCTTGCCGAAGGCGCTGGACAGGTTACCGCGCAACACGGGCATAGAAGCCCTGGCCGCAGGACCGGCAGGCGGCCTGCTTGATGGCAAGTTGATTGCGATCAGCGAAACAACACCTAGCGATGAACATGATTTCCTCGGGTTTATTCTTGGTTCGGACGGCGCTGAAGAGTTCTCTATCAAACGCCATGACCGCTTTGATGTAACCGATGCGGCTTTCTTGCCGGATGGCGACCTGCTCCTCATGGAGCGGCGCTTTAACATGAAGGATCTCATTGGTCTGCGCTTGCGGCGGCTTCCGGGCAGCGATCTCAAGGCTGGAGCGGCTTTGGATGGAGAAATCCTTTTGGAGGCGGACTTCAATTACCAAATCGACAATATGGAAGCCCTGGCCGTCCACCAGAATGCGGCCGGTGACACTATCCTGACGCTCTTGTCCGACAACAACCGTTCGCTGTTGCAACGCACCCTGCTTCTGCGCTTCCGTTTGAATGAACAATGAAAAAGGCGCCGCAATGGGCGCCTTTTGAAAGATTTATTGAGCCTTACCTTAGGCGGCTGATCCGTTTGGTTGCGGCTGGAACATGTTCAGCACAAACCGGTAGGGAGCGAGCAAAGCAACAGCAACCAGCATCTTGACCATGAAGTCGCCAACGGCCAGCGAAGCCCACAGCGGGACCTGGAAGGCATCGGCAATCCCGAGGAAGGGAACCGGGAACGCAAGCGAGCCGTCTTCCATGCCAAAAATGACGTCAATGAAGGCGAAGGCCGCGGCAAAGGCAATCCCGAAGAACAGGAGGGTGTCGATCATGGAGCCGATCAGTGATGAGGCGATCGGCGCTTTCCACCAGGTCAAGCGGCGGAGACGGTCGAATATCGTCACGTCGAGCAGTTGGGCAACAAGAAACGCTGTTCCTGAGGCGACGAGGATCCGGGGGGTCGTGAAGGCTTCGTTGAACGTCCAGAACACCATCGGGACAACAATCGCGATCACAAAGCCGGTTAGAACGACTTTCCGGGCCGCGGACGGGCCAAAGCGCCGGTTCGTCAGGTCCGTGACCAGAAACGCGATCGGATAGGTGAAGGCGCCCCAGGTAAGGAGGTCCGCCAGGTTAACTCCGGCCAGCGTGTGCTCGACCGGGAATTGGACCAGAAAATTCGAGGCCACAACGACAATCGCCATCGCGAACACCGCGATGGCGAGATCGGCCACGGAGAAACTCCGGGTTTTTTCCATTTTTGACCCCTTAAGGGTTAAGCAGCAGCAGCAGCTTCTTCCTGCTTGCGCTTGATGCTGACTTTGATCTTGCGTGCGTTGTCGGAAAGCTCAGCGTCGGAAGCTTTCATCAGGTACGCATCAAGGCCACCGCGGTGCTCAACAGAACGCAGAGCATGGGCGCTGACTTTCAGCTTAAATGTCTCGCCGAGCGTGTCGCTCATCAGGGACACGTTGCACAGGTTCGGCAGGAACCGGCGGCGGGATTTGTTGTTTGCGTGAGAGACGTTGTTGCCTGTCATCACGTCTTTGCCAGAGAGTTCGCAACGGCGAGCCATCATATCACCTTTTGTTTTTGTGGCTGGGCCGTTACAGGAACCCAGCAAGACCAACCGGAAGCGGCGCGGACCTGAGGTCCGGCGACATCGTCTCCGGCAATTCTCGGAAAAAAGTTGCCCCGCTATAAAGGGAGTGCGCGCGAACGTCAAGACATCTGCGCGCCTTTGATGCGATTCCTTACTTTTATTCCGCATTCGGCAATGCGTTAACCAGTGAGTTACCAAGATTGAGAAGAATTGACACGGTTCGCAAGGGTGATTTCATGTTATTGTTGACCTTGCGGAACATCCTTGGCGCGGGGGCGCGAACGCCGCCGGCAGTGCGGCGCGGAGGTTTTGAAGTGATTGGTATAAAGTCAATTGGACGGATTGCAGTTCTGCCTTTTTTGGCCGCCGCTCTCCTGGTTACTCCGGCGCACGCTAAGAAGAGCACCGTCGGGGGCGTCTATTCCATATCGATTGCCGGGTTCAAGGTTGCTCGAGGGACGCTCTCTCTGGTGATGCAGGGAAATGCCTATTCGGCCAAGGTCAATATGGAACCGGCCGGGATCGGAACGTTGTTTTCGACCGGAAAGGGCGGTGCGGAAGCATCCGGCTGGCTTGTCGGTTCCAAGGTGGTGCCGTCCAAGTACCGGATGGCCTCACATGCGGCCAATCTGGATTTCTACGTCAACCTGAACCAGGGCTCGGGTAACATCCGGTCCATGGAAGTGACGCCGCAATTCAAGCCGAATGCGGAGCGCATCAAGGTGACAAACCGCCATCGCCGCAACGCGATGGATCCACTAAGCGCTGCGTTGATGCCGGTCCGGCGGGCAAAAGACAGCCTTGGTCCGAAAGCCTGTTCGCGCAAATTGCCGATTTTTGACGGTTGGACCCGGTTCGACATCAAACTGTCCTACCAGGGCACCAAGGAGGTTTCCGGTCGCGGTTATGACGGCCCGGTCGTGGTGTGTAAAGCCAAATGGGTTCCGGTTGCAGGCCACCGTCCGTCCAAGGCGTCGGTGAAATACATGGCGAAGGCGCCGATGGAAATCTGGC
This window of the Roseibium alexandrii DFL-11 genome carries:
- the cobT gene encoding cobaltochelatase subunit CobT; translation: MAPRPGSNSLPGNKPAPTTEPLKQSVAGTMRAISGEAELEVTFSGDRPGLSGLSARLPEPSRKLNAHEVAVTRGLSDSMALKIACHDKAVHAKNMPQGMDARAIFESVEQARCEAVGARRMQGVADNLAVMLNDKFRKSGAPDIASREEAPLQDALSLIVRERLTGAKPPESAAKLVDMWRDWVENKAGAELDSLEAEVEDQNGFASRLRDVLKSLDMADELGEQDEDLDPEQNDDAGNNDEAETGDDTEEDSGEQEAAPQEMELSGEEQDAGDTEASEADFDQMVDQDMADDSEEAGESDRQDHPFSNKPPESDYRVFTTQFDETITAEELCDTAELDRLRGFLDKQLTHLQGAVARLANRLQRKLMAQQNRAWDFDLEEGLLDTARLTRAVTDPMAPLAFKQERDTNFRDTVVTLLLDNSGSMRGRPITVAATCADILARTLERCGVKVEILGFTTKAWKGGQSRESWIGAGKPPTPGRLNDLRHIIYKSADAPWRRARRNLGLMMREGLLKENIDGEALLWAHDRLMARPEQRRILMMISDGAPVDDTTLSVNPGNYLERHLRYVIEDIETRSPVELIAIGIGHDVTRYYRRAVTIVDAEELAGAMTDQLADLFDDEVQMAAQFGRGRQRRAGRR
- a CDS encoding esterase-like activity of phytase family protein produces the protein MSAFFSKFIRTAAAGLAAAVLSFSAPVSAESLLDEAKQVRVKTRPIETFHIGHSNTEFGKLTFLGGFEILASDRKTGGLSGVISLDDGNRLLAVTDNGHWVAATVEQTDEGAPTGLSDLRYAVLLGADGKSLRARWGHDTEALTLNATGLYVSAERNHAVYHYEWPLLTGDERMLGQLSLPKALDRLPRNTGIEALAAGPAGGLLDGKLIAISETTPSDEHDFLGFILGSDGAEEFSIKRHDRFDVTDAAFLPDGDLLLMERRFNMKDLIGLRLRRLPGSDLKAGAALDGEILLEADFNYQIDNMEALAVHQNAAGDTILTLLSDNNRSLLQRTLLLRFRLNEQ
- a CDS encoding queuosine precursor transporter; translation: MEKTRSFSVADLAIAVFAMAIVVVASNFLVQFPVEHTLAGVNLADLLTWGAFTYPIAFLVTDLTNRRFGPSAARKVVLTGFVIAIVVPMVFWTFNEAFTTPRILVASGTAFLVAQLLDVTIFDRLRRLTWWKAPIASSLIGSMIDTLLFFGIAFAAAFAFIDVIFGMEDGSLAFPVPFLGIADAFQVPLWASLAVGDFMVKMLVAVALLAPYRFVLNMFQPQPNGSAA
- the rpmB gene encoding 50S ribosomal protein L28; this translates as MARRCELSGKDVMTGNNVSHANNKSRRRFLPNLCNVSLMSDTLGETFKLKVSAHALRSVEHRGGLDAYLMKASDAELSDNARKIKVSIKRKQEEAAAAA
- a CDS encoding DUF3108 domain-containing protein, with the translated sequence MIGIKSIGRIAVLPFLAAALLVTPAHAKKSTVGGVYSISIAGFKVARGTLSLVMQGNAYSAKVNMEPAGIGTLFSTGKGGAEASGWLVGSKVVPSKYRMASHAANLDFYVNLNQGSGNIRSMEVTPQFKPNAERIKVTNRHRRNAMDPLSAALMPVRRAKDSLGPKACSRKLPIFDGWTRFDIKLSYQGTKEVSGRGYDGPVVVCKAKWVPVAGHRPSKASVKYMAKAPMEIWLAPMGRDNVLVPYRISIATKNGRLLVEASKLNIGGNGSDQAAR